In one Geoglobus acetivorans genomic region, the following are encoded:
- a CDS encoding metallophosphoesterase yields MKFVAFSDTHDSIDAINDLISEIKNEKVDFFVHAGDVISPFALRRFSEIEKLYIAFGNNDGDRSKLTEIALEMGWVSGEVVYAEGIAVYHGTNPGLLKILEKKYDIVVTGHTHEARIVRDGSKLVINPGESCGYLTGKRSYAIYEDGVVSIVEF; encoded by the coding sequence ATGAAGTTCGTCGCCTTTTCAGACACCCACGACAGCATTGACGCCATAAATGACCTGATTTCGGAAATAAAAAATGAAAAGGTCGACTTTTTTGTACACGCTGGAGATGTGATCTCTCCATTCGCATTGAGAAGGTTTTCAGAGATTGAAAAACTGTACATTGCTTTTGGAAACAACGACGGTGACAGGAGCAAGCTGACAGAAATCGCACTGGAAATGGGATGGGTTTCGGGAGAGGTTGTTTATGCAGAGGGCATTGCAGTCTATCACGGCACTAATCCGGGCTTGCTGAAGATTCTGGAGAAGAAATACGATATCGTGGTTACCGGCCACACGCACGAGGCCAGGATAGTCAGAGATGGCAGCAAACTTGTAATAAACCCCGGAGAGTCCTGCGGATATCTGACAGGTAAAAGAAGCTATGCGATATACGAGGATGGGGTTGTTAGTATAGTGGAATTTTAA
- a CDS encoding 16S rRNA methyltransferase encodes MRFIFVEASLETIPEEISNHPAIMRDAKRRKKSPETMILDDSRHHQAMKNIENREKRGRPDIIHQCLLAVLDSALKPEIYIHTLKGEVIMVNCRTRIPRNYNRFVGLMEDLFRKKTISSGDEILLSFTDLSLPELLTENTVVLREGHDRKALLERGVKNITVCIGAFPHGEFEKETLKIFERAEARFAGFGDTPKTSLYATYKAICMLESACGL; translated from the coding sequence ATGAGGTTTATTTTTGTAGAGGCATCTCTTGAAACAATACCTGAAGAGATCTCCAACCACCCCGCAATCATGCGTGACGCCAAAAGGAGAAAAAAGAGTCCCGAAACTATGATTCTTGATGACTCCAGACATCATCAGGCCATGAAAAACATTGAAAATCGAGAAAAAAGGGGCAGGCCAGACATAATTCACCAGTGTCTGCTGGCGGTGCTGGATTCCGCACTTAAACCGGAAATCTATATCCATACACTCAAAGGCGAGGTCATCATGGTGAATTGCAGGACGAGAATTCCCAGAAACTACAACCGGTTTGTGGGTTTGATGGAAGACCTGTTCAGGAAAAAAACGATTTCCTCAGGAGATGAGATTCTTCTGAGTTTTACAGACCTCTCTCTGCCAGAACTCCTCACCGAAAATACTGTGGTCCTGAGAGAAGGCCATGACCGGAAAGCGTTGCTTGAGAGGGGGGTCAAAAATATAACAGTTTGTATTGGGGCATTCCCTCATGGCGAATTCGAAAAAGAGACCCTCAAAATCTTCGAACGTGCAGAAGCGAGATTTGCCGGATTTGGCGATACGCCCAAAACGAGTCTTTACGCCACATACAAGGCGATCTGCATGCTTGAATCTGCATGCGGTCTCTGA
- a CDS encoding 4Fe-4S dicluster domain-containing protein → MFKVEFDARRCGGAGECIDVCDQGVWEWRMVEFNFLGRKFKKPMPFPVNQEKCIGCRKCEKICPTKCVSIVREA, encoded by the coding sequence ATGTTCAAAGTGGAATTCGATGCGAGGAGATGCGGTGGCGCTGGGGAGTGTATTGATGTGTGTGATCAGGGCGTCTGGGAGTGGAGAATGGTCGAGTTCAACTTCCTTGGAAGGAAATTCAAAAAGCCGATGCCATTCCCGGTAAATCAGGAGAAATGCATTGGATGCAGGAAATGTGAGAAAATCTGCCCGACAAAATGCGTCAGTATTGTGAGGGAAGCGTAA